CACATACCCGGCATGGCCCTGATCACGCCCTCGGGCGCGCGCTGGGAGAGCGAGGTGCACCCCTTGCGCGCCGCCCTGGAGCAGGGGCTCGAGGAGCCGGAAGGGCCCGTGGCCGCGGGCGGCGGCTCGAACTGCTGGGTACTGGCGCCGTCGCGCACCACGACCGGCGCGGCGATCGTCTGCGGAGACCCGCACCTCAACATCCGCATACCGGCGGAGTGGCACTTGATGCACATGGAGTGCCCCGAATTCACGGTCGCGGGCCCCTGCACGCCGGGCGCCCCCGGCCCGATCTACTACGGGCACAACCGCTGGGTCGCCTGGACGATGACCCACGCCAACGGCGACAGGTGGGACGTCTACCGCGAGAAGGTGCGCCGCGGGCCAGAGGGGCCCGAGTACCTGTATCGCGGCGAGTGGCTGCCCTTCGTCTCACGGCGCGAGGTGTTCGAGGTGAAGGGCGAGCCGGCGTTTAGCGAGACGGTGTGGGAGACACGCCACGGCTTCGTGGTGATGGGCGATCCCGAGCGGGACGAGGAGGTGCTGGCGGCTCGCTGGGCGCTGTTCGAGCCGGGACACGACTTCGACGGGTTACTGGCGCTGCACCGCTCCCGGAGCGCGGCCGAGGCGCGGCAGGGCCTGCGCCTCTACGACTCGATCTCGGGCAACTTCTGTTTCGCTGACGTGGAGGGCAACATCGGCTATCAGTACACGGGCAGGGTGCCGAAGCGCCCGCCGTACCTGGTCCCCGTCCCCGGCTGGGACGGCGAACACGAGTGGGGCGGCTGGGTGGCGAAGGACGAACTGCCCTGCGAGGACAACCCGCGCAACGGCTTCATCGCCACGGCAAACAACAAGACGACCACGCCGGACTACCCCTACTACCTCTCCCCGGGCGGCGCTCCCTGGCGCGCGGACCGGCTGCATGAAATTCTTCAGAGCCGCGAGAGGTTCTCGCCCGCGGACATGCCGGCGATCCAGGGCGACCTGCTGAGTCCCGTGGCCCGCGAGCTGGTGGCCCGCTACACGAGCTTCGAGGCCAGGGACGCTGACGCGCGGCGCATGCAGGAGATCCTGCGGCGGTGGGACTGCGTCGTCGGCGTGGAGAGCCGCGAGGCGCCGGTCTACATGGAGACCTCCCAGCAGCTGATGGACCTGACGGTGAACCGCCTTTACGAGGCGGACAACACCAACGCCGAGACGCCGGCCCAGGACCGGCGCAACATCCTCTTCCGGATGCTGCGCCTCGGAGACCGCAGCCTCCTGGGCGAGTTCGAGTCCTGGGAGGCGGCGATCGAGGCGGCCCTGAAGCGCGCGGCCGCGGCCCTGCGTGAGCGCTTCGGGCCGGACGAGTCCAGGTGGCGCTGGGGTGACGCGCACTGGATGACGTGGCGTCACAACCTCGGCCGCGACCCGGAGCTGGCGCCGGTCTTCAACCTGCCCGACACGCCCGTCGGCGGCGACGGCGCTACCCTCTGGGCGACGCAGGCGCGCTTCGGCCGTGGCTCCGACCACGGCGTCTCCTATCGCCAGATATTCGA
The DNA window shown above is from Dehalococcoidia bacterium and carries:
- a CDS encoding penicillin acylase family protein, whose protein sequence is MTATSVRPEDCLARTAGEVEVRGLLAPVRIVRDRWGIPHIRASSVADAFFGQGYAIGQDRMFQLELRRRQARGTTAAFINKGFLAQDRSNRRTGFQRLAEQEWEAQSAESRLVLEAHAAGVNAAIETQPRPYEFELLGHSMAPWSPVDTLAIMKMVALGNQWAPRIRRAKLLAAHGVDAVLNSLPDHIPGMALITPSGARWESEVHPLRAALEQGLEEPEGPVAAGGGSNCWVLAPSRTTTGAAIVCGDPHLNIRIPAEWHLMHMECPEFTVAGPCTPGAPGPIYYGHNRWVAWTMTHANGDRWDVYREKVRRGPEGPEYLYRGEWLPFVSRREVFEVKGEPAFSETVWETRHGFVVMGDPERDEEVLAARWALFEPGHDFDGLLALHRSRSAAEARQGLRLYDSISGNFCFADVEGNIGYQYTGRVPKRPPYLVPVPGWDGEHEWGGWVAKDELPCEDNPRNGFIATANNKTTTPDYPYYLSPGGAPWRADRLHEILQSRERFSPADMPAIQGDLLSPVARELVARYTSFEARDADARRMQEILRRWDCVVGVESREAPVYMETSQQLMDLTVNRLYEADNTNAETPAQDRRNILFRMLRLGDRSLLGEFESWEAAIEAALKRAAAALRERFGPDESRWRWGDAHWMTWRHNLGRDPELAPVFNLPDTPVGGDGATLWATQARFGRGSDHGVSYRQIFDLSDLNAARVLMPPGNSGQPGSPHYGDNISRWLSLDYHPLYVEWPDIEAHAEAEMELRPAKGS